The Pirellulales bacterium region CGAAGGAGAGCAAGGCGATTTATCACTCTTCTTCGGCCTCTCCGGTACCGGCAAAACCACGCTGTCCGCCGATCCCCGCCGCCGGTTAATCGGCGACGACGAACACTGCTGGAGCGATGACGGCATTTTCAACATCGAAGGAGGCTGCTACGCCAAGTGCATTGGCCTTACCCGCGAAAAGGAGCCGGAAATCTACGACGCCATTCGCTTCGGCGCCGTGTTGGAAAACGTGGTCTACAACGAAGAAACACGGGCGGTCGATTTCGACAGCGCAGCCCTCACCGAAAACACGCGCGCCGCTTACCCCATCGAGTACATTGCCAACGCCAAGGTGCCGTGCGTGGGCAGTCATCCGCGGAATATCATTTTCCTCACGTGCGACGCATTCGGCGCGATTCCCCCGGTCAGCCGGCTCTCGCCGGAACAAGCAATGTATCACTTCATTAGCGGCTACACAGCGCGGGTGGCTGGCACGGAAATGGGAGTGAAAGAACCACAAGTCGCGTTCTCCGCCTGTTATAGCGCCGCGTTTTTGGTGCGGCACCCCACGGTGTACGCCACCATGCTGGCCGAACGGCTCCGACGCCACCGCGCCCAAGCCTGGTTGGTGAATACCGGCTGGTCGGGGGGCGCTTACGGCGTGGGCTCGCGCATTCCGTTGAGGCACACCCGGGCCATCATTGACACCATCCATTCCGGCATCTTAAATGATGTGCCGCTCCAGCGCGATCCGTACTTCAAACTCGATTACTGCACGCATTGCCCCGGCGTGCCCGATTCTCTGTTGCAACCGGCGGCCGCCTGGAAAGACCGCGCCGCCTACGAAGCCACGGCCCAAAAACTGGCCACGCTCTTCCACGAAAACTTCACCAAATACGCTGGCCCCGATTTACCAGCCATGGCGTCCGCCGGGCCGTAGTGTTTGGTTACGGTGCTAATGTGTGTTTGGCGGTTTTTGGTTCTGATGGGGCGGGCTGGGTCAGGCGGAGTTCATGTACTCTCGCAAAGAGTTCCGCATTTGTGAAATCGCGGGGTGCGTTTGAAAATATCTGTCGTCGGATCGCAACGACTTCTGTGCCTGACGGTAGCTTCG contains the following coding sequences:
- the pckA gene encoding phosphoenolpyruvate carboxykinase (ATP) is translated as MSQTLDLSRHEIDAEFAVRNAPPAALYEDAISIEHAAIADSGALIIRSGKKTGRSPLDKRIVDHPDSSGNIWWGPVNIKLNEQVFIINRQRAIDYLNTREQLYVFDGFAGWDPRYRVKVRVICARAYHALFMRNMLIRPTQEELENFGEPDYVIYNAGQFPANPHTHQMTSRTSIDISLERREMVILGTEYAGEMKKGVFTLMHYVMPARGVLSMHCSANEGEQGDLSLFFGLSGTGKTTLSADPRRRLIGDDEHCWSDDGIFNIEGGCYAKCIGLTREKEPEIYDAIRFGAVLENVVYNEETRAVDFDSAALTENTRAAYPIEYIANAKVPCVGSHPRNIIFLTCDAFGAIPPVSRLSPEQAMYHFISGYTARVAGTEMGVKEPQVAFSACYSAAFLVRHPTVYATMLAERLRRHRAQAWLVNTGWSGGAYGVGSRIPLRHTRAIIDTIHSGILNDVPLQRDPYFKLDYCTHCPGVPDSLLQPAAAWKDRAAYEATAQKLATLFHENFTKYAGPDLPAMASAGP